In Zingiber officinale cultivar Zhangliang chromosome 3A, Zo_v1.1, whole genome shotgun sequence, the DNA window aattgatttaagttaattagaaaacaaaattcgaattttaatttcctaaaaatagcaaaatttcaaaaaacgaatttatttatgctaaaaaatttattttgagggCACAATGAATTCATTCACAACATAGTAAAAAAGAAACTCAAGAGATTAGGATATTTGATACAAATTAGTTCAATAAATATAGTTTGAAGGCAAAGGAATAAATcagaaaatcaaaacaaaatcatCATGTCAAAGAGTATTTATACTGGCTTCACCAGTACTAAACGGTTCAATTTTGCAAATCTACCAGTGGTGACAGACTCTGCTATACTCTGAACTTTgaaggtaagaaaatttaataaattatgacAAAAAAAAACGAATATATGcgtcccagcgcccccgccaacccgtcctagGATTCATAGCATAAAATAGTTCATATGAAAGGGTTCATAGCATATGCATTAAAAGGCAACTCCAAAATGCAAACGCATAGTAGTATTCGTGGGCACAAAAGCATAGATGATaatattaaaagaaaaaggaaaacaataCTCATCAAAATCAATTCAAGCCACAAACCATGTGTAATAAGATGTCTTTCTAAGAACCAAGGAATCTGTCTCTGCACATACTGATATGGAAAGAAAGAGCATACGTAGCAATGACCCAGGAAGCTGTCTGTGCACTATCGCATTGTTATAACATGACAAGGTCTGCTGCCTAAAGAACAATTGCCTTGATGGATTTTAGAAGTCCAAACTGACGGCGACCCAGCTATCATCGCTGAAGGGTAGAGCGATTCCACCTTCAGGCAAAACCACGTCAGCTTTGCGAGGATAAACTTGGACCCTATTGCACAGAATTGAGCGACTGCTTCCCGGCATGGGAAGTTCACTGTGAGCGCTTGTGAAGTTATGACGAGTGGAGCAGTCAGGACTGTAGGATGATCCTGAGCTGCCAGATTCAGGGAGATCTTGAAGGGGTTGTTTTCCATTCTTACTAGCACTGGTATGCCCTTGCTTCTCCATAGGATCATGCTCATCTACCCATGATcagatgcaaaaaaaaaaaaataaaggcaaATTGAAATTGGAATTTGATTAATATTGCAAGTGCAATGATTCACCTTGCAGAATTTCTTTAATTGTAATGGCACTTGCAGATTCTTGATTCTTGACATGGCCAAGATCAGTTGCAAATCAATTAGCTAACTATAAACAAACATGATGAACAACTAGAGAATGTAAAATGGTCCACCTTGCAGGATTTCACTAATTTTAATTTCACTTCCAGGTTCTTGCTTCTGTACATGGTCATGGTCATGTTCATCTTCTGCACCACCAACTTCAAAATTTTAGCAATTATAATCAGACTTGATAAAAATCCATACCATAGCGTTTAAGACTTCATTATGTATGCCAAAAGCAAAATTGTTATAGCTACTCATGAGTTGGATGAAAGATGGAGTATATGAATGACGCTCAATTTATAAGCATTATATGTGGTTTTTATACATTATATAGTGCTCAGACCATGCATAGACAAGTATACTTAAGTTGAAGAATAAGCTAAACAAGAAAATCATCTACACACCAATACAACCTGTCTTTGAAGAGTTTGTGTTGATTATTGGCACTAATGTTGAAGCAGCAGGTTCAGATTCCATATGCTCTTCCAATATTGAAGATAAATGGGAAGAAAATCTGCTTGACCACCTGAAAGGTATTAAATAAAACTGATTTTTTTAATTCCATATAGAATAGCTAGATAAAGAATCAAAATAACTTCAAAATCACTTGAGCTGATTGTCTAAACAATATATACAATTCTCCATGAGTTAAACAAATTTCTAAAGTAaattataaaacaaaaaaaattattaaataatctcACACAACCCTTACCATCATATTTTGACAGGGGGTAATACTATTAAAGTTTATAACAAGACAGGAAAAAAGTAGTTTTAGGACAGTATGGGTGGGGATGACTACCATCCATACTACCCCTACTGAGAaaccataaaatgacatattTGAGGGGGAAAACCGTAACTTACCTTGGTAAAGATAAGAATATGCGATCTTTGCAGCATTCGTTTCTGCCTGTCTCTTGGTTTTCGCTGCATCTCCCTGAAATAATTTGCCTTTGATTTCAACAGTGACAGAGAAAGTAGGAACATGACGTTCACCATATCTCGTTGTGTTATACTCTGGCATAGGCAACCCTTCTTTTTGTACTAATTCCTGCAATAGATTCTTGTACATAATGCCATCAtcctgcaaaagaaaaaaaaacaaattaatgaATCAGAGCCAATTGTtgattgtaaaaaaaataatgctTAAAAAGCTGAACCCTTGCACCTGCTGATCACCAAACAATGACATCAAAGCAACTTTTGCAGCAGAATGTTAAGCTTCCTTAACAGTATAACAATATGATGTGCTCTCAAATGTTTGCTCATCAACTTTAACAGTAACTTTGAATTGAAGAGCATGACAAACATAGGTATATGTTGGTAGACATTTAGCTTGCTTCTGAAGATATATCTGAAGTTGGTTCTTGTATGAAACTTGATTGCCTTTCAACAAATTCAACAAAATGTCATTATTATAGCAGCTTGTGGAAATACATGATAGAGTTACAAACAGAACTAACTTTAGATTATACTAATTCACAAACCATATTTATTTGAAATTTAGGATTCTTTAAAGCACCTGAATTTCACATCTGTACACTGGGAAAAAATATTTTCCACTGAAGTAACAATATTAATTTcaataaatagttaattaatcATCTTCCATGTTCCTATTTGGCATTAAGAAATATTTtgctaattatatatatatcttaaaaGAGTCCATAATATTTGGAACAACCACTGCTCGGTGGCAATGATAATATATTGCAAAAAGATGTAAAGTTAAACCATATATAAGAAACTTGATGGAAAACTTTTGAGCAAACTTCCATCAGCTCTGAAAATTTCCAGCTCATAACAGTAAGATAAATCTCTTGCATGAGGAGGGCATAAATACCCCaacaaaaatacaaactaaaaaaacacattttgtaaaatttgttttaTCCAATAAACAAaagcaaaaaaattaaaatagaaataacatgccCAAAGTAGTCCAAGGCTAAGTTCTATTTGTGATTGTCCAGTCCAATTTCAAGAACGAAAACATGCCTGATGCAACAAGAATATCGTAACACAGAAAAGCTCAGACTTTAGACTCACCTTAGAGGGAAAATATTATTAAACTAAAAGATTAACAAATTCATGGGATCCTAATCCCATTTATAGACTTGGA includes these proteins:
- the LOC122052451 gene encoding double-stranded RNA-binding protein 1-like, which produces MNMTMTMYRSKNLEVKLKLVKSCKNQESASAITIKEILQDEHDPMEKQGHTSASKNGKQPLQDLPESGSSGSSYSPDCSTRHNFTSAHSELPMPGSSRSILCNRVQVYPRKADVVLPEGGIALPFSDDSWVAVSLDF
- the LOC122052450 gene encoding double-stranded RNA-binding protein 4-like isoform X2; the protein is MSLFGDQQDDGIMYKNLLQELVQKEGLPMPEYNTTRYGERHVPTFSVTVEIKGKLFQGDAAKTKRQAETNAAKIAYSYLYQGGQADFLPIYLQYWKSIWNLNLLLQH